From the Streptococcus oralis ATCC 35037 genome, one window contains:
- a CDS encoding GNAT family N-acetyltransferase — translation MISLELLSEENSLDVYSFEKENREYFERNLPPRPANYFDLEGFKEITRELLTEQTNRNVYMHLIRDSQGMMVGRINLSVLENDRTTAELGYRIGENVRNLGYASEAVKLVLDKAFMTYGFNRIIAGTATGNLASQRVLIKNGFTFSRMIENDLYIHNEWVHTAIFEIRRS, via the coding sequence ATGATTAGTTTAGAGCTGTTGTCTGAGGAAAATAGTCTAGACGTTTATTCTTTTGAAAAAGAAAATCGAGAGTATTTTGAACGAAATTTACCTCCTAGACCAGCTAACTATTTTGATTTAGAAGGTTTTAAAGAAATCACGAGGGAATTGTTAACAGAACAAACGAATCGGAATGTCTACATGCATCTTATCAGAGATTCGCAAGGTATGATGGTCGGGAGAATCAATTTAAGTGTTTTAGAGAATGATCGAACAACAGCAGAGCTTGGGTATAGGATTGGGGAAAATGTTAGGAACTTAGGCTATGCTAGCGAAGCGGTTAAACTCGTTTTAGACAAGGCCTTCATGACTTATGGTTTCAATAGAATCATTGCAGGAACGGCAACGGGTAATCTAGCCTCTCAGAGGGTGCTTATAAAAAATGGCTTCACCTTTAGTAGGATGATAGAAAATGACTTATACATTCATAATGAGTGGGTTCATACAGCAATATTTGAGATAAGGAGGTCATAA
- the rplM gene encoding 50S ribosomal protein L13: MNKTTFMAKPGQVERKWYVVDATDVPLGRLSAVVASVLRGKNKPTFTPHTDTGDFVIVINAEKVKLTGKKATDKIYYTHSNHPGGLKQISAGELRSKNAVRLIEKSVKGMLPHNTLGRAQGMKLKVFIGAEHTHAAQQPEVLDISGLI; this comes from the coding sequence ATGAACAAAACTACATTCATGGCTAAACCAGGCCAAGTAGAACGCAAATGGTACGTTGTTGACGCAACTGATGTACCTCTTGGACGCCTTTCAGCAGTTGTTGCTAGCGTACTTCGCGGAAAAAACAAACCAACATTCACACCACACACTGATACAGGTGACTTCGTAATCGTTATCAATGCTGAAAAAGTTAAATTGACTGGTAAAAAAGCAACTGATAAGATCTACTACACTCACTCAAACCACCCAGGTGGATTGAAACAAATCTCTGCTGGTGAACTTCGTTCTAAAAATGCAGTACGTTTGATCGAAAAATCAGTTAAAGGTATGCTTCCACACAATACTCTTGGCCGCGCTCAAGGTATGAAATTGAAAGTATTCATTGGAGCTGAGCACACTCACGCTGCACAACAACCAGAAGTTCTTGATATTTCAGGACTTATCTAA
- the trkA gene encoding Trk system potassium transporter TrkA gives MKIVLVGGGKVGFALCRSLVAENHDVVLIEQDEAVLNHIVSRFDIIGLLGNGADFAILEQAGVQECDIFIALTEYDEVNMISAVLAKKMGAKETIVRVRNPEYSNAYFKEKNILGFSLIVNPELLAARAISNIIDFPNALSVERFAGGRVSLMEFVVKDSSGLCQMPISDFRKKFGNIIVCAMERDHQLMIPSGDVTIQDKDRIFVTGNRVDMMLFHNYFKSRAVKSLLIVGAGKIAYYLLGILKDSRIDTKVIEINPERARFFSEKFPNLYIVQGDGTAKDILLEESAPHYDAVATLTGVDEENIITSMFLDRVGVHKNITKVNRTSLLEIIHAPDFSSIITPKSIAVDTIMHFIRGRVNAQYSDLQAMHHLANGQIETLQFQIKEANKMTAKPLSQLKLKKGVLIAAIIRKGKTIFPTGEDMLEVGDKLLVTTLLPNITKIYDLIER, from the coding sequence ATGAAAATTGTCCTTGTTGGTGGAGGGAAAGTTGGTTTCGCCCTCTGTCGTTCACTGGTTGCAGAAAACCATGACGTTGTCCTCATCGAACAAGATGAGGCTGTCCTCAATCACATTGTCAGTCGCTTTGATATCATAGGTCTCCTTGGAAATGGTGCTGACTTTGCCATCTTGGAGCAAGCCGGTGTTCAAGAGTGTGATATCTTTATTGCTCTAACCGAATACGATGAAGTGAATATGATTTCAGCGGTACTTGCTAAAAAAATGGGCGCTAAAGAAACCATCGTTCGGGTACGAAATCCTGAATACTCCAATGCCTATTTTAAAGAGAAAAATATTCTTGGATTCTCACTTATCGTTAACCCAGAACTCCTAGCAGCGCGTGCGATTTCAAATATCATTGATTTCCCTAATGCCCTCTCTGTCGAACGATTTGCTGGAGGTCGGGTCAGTCTCATGGAGTTTGTTGTCAAGGATTCTAGCGGTCTTTGTCAAATGCCAATCTCAGACTTCCGTAAAAAATTTGGGAATATTATTGTCTGTGCTATGGAGAGAGATCATCAACTTATGATCCCAAGTGGTGATGTTACTATCCAAGACAAGGATAGGATTTTTGTTACGGGAAATCGTGTAGATATGATGCTTTTCCATAACTATTTTAAATCTCGTGCAGTGAAAAGCTTGCTTATCGTTGGAGCTGGAAAGATCGCTTATTATCTTCTCGGCATTTTAAAAGACAGTCGCATTGATACCAAGGTCATCGAGATCAATCCTGAAAGAGCTCGTTTCTTCAGTGAAAAGTTTCCCAATCTCTATATTGTCCAAGGAGATGGAACTGCAAAAGACATTTTGCTGGAAGAAAGTGCTCCCCACTATGATGCAGTCGCAACCTTGACTGGGGTTGATGAGGAAAATATCATCACCTCTATGTTTCTTGACCGTGTTGGCGTCCATAAAAATATCACCAAGGTCAACCGAACAAGCCTTCTAGAGATTATCCACGCGCCTGATTTTTCGAGTATCATCACACCAAAAAGCATCGCAGTGGATACCATTATGCACTTTATCCGTGGTCGAGTAAACGCTCAGTATTCAGATCTTCAAGCCATGCACCATCTCGCAAATGGTCAAATTGAAACTCTCCAATTCCAAATCAAGGAAGCTAATAAAATGACTGCCAAACCTCTATCACAGTTGAAATTGAAAAAAGGGGTTCTCATTGCAGCCATTATCCGAAAAGGAAAAACAATCTTCCCTACTGGAGAGGATATGCTTGAGGTGGGAGACAAGTTACTCGTGACGACCTTATTGCCAAATATCACCAAAATTTATGATTTGATTGAGAGGTAA
- the rpsI gene encoding 30S ribosomal protein S9: MSQAQYAGTGRRKNAVARVRLVPGTGKITVNKKDVEEYIPHADLRLVINQPFAVTSTVGSYDVFVNVVGGGYAGQSGAIRHGIARALLQVDPDFRDSLKRAGLLTRDSRKVERKKPGLKKARKASQFSKR, from the coding sequence ATGTCACAAGCACAATATGCAGGTACTGGACGTCGTAAAAACGCTGTTGCACGCGTTCGCCTTGTTCCAGGAACTGGTAAAATCACTGTTAACAAAAAAGATGTTGAAGAGTACATCCCACACGCTGACCTTCGTCTTGTTATCAACCAACCATTCGCAGTTACTTCAACTGTAGGTTCATACGACGTTTTCGTTAACGTTGTAGGTGGTGGATACGCTGGTCAATCAGGAGCTATCCGTCACGGTATCGCTCGTGCCCTTCTTCAAGTAGACCCAGACTTCCGCGATTCATTGAAACGCGCAGGACTTCTTACACGTGACTCACGTAAAGTTGAGCGTAAGAAGCCAGGTCTTAAGAAAGCTCGTAAAGCATCACAATTCTCAAAACGTTAA
- the pheS gene encoding phenylalanine--tRNA ligase subunit alpha codes for MSTIEEQLKALREETLASLKQITAENEKEMQDLRVSVLGKKGSLTEILKGMKDVSADMRPIIGKHVNEARDVLTAAFEETAKLLEEKKVEAQLASESIDVTLPGRPVATGHRHVLTQTSEEIEDIFIGMGYQVVDGFEVEQDYYNFERMNLPKDHPARDMQDTFYITEEILLRTHTSPVQARAMDAHDFSKGPLKMISPGRVFRRDTDDATHSHQFHQIEGLVVGKNISMADLQGTLQLIVQKMFGEERQIRLRPSYFPFTEPSVEVDVSCFKCGGEGCNVCKKTGWIEIMGAGMVHPRVLEMSGIDATVYSGFAFGLGQERVAMLRYGINDIRGFYQGDVRFSEQFK; via the coding sequence ATGTCAACTATTGAAGAACAATTAAAAGCGCTTCGCGAAGAAACGCTGGCTAGCTTGAAGCAGATTACTGCTGAAAATGAAAAAGAGATGCAGGACTTGCGTGTCTCTGTCCTTGGTAAAAAAGGGTCGCTTACTGAAATCCTCAAAGGGATGAAAGATGTCTCTGCTGATATGCGTCCAATCATCGGGAAACACGTCAATGAAGCGCGTGATGTCTTGACAGCTGCTTTTGAAGAAACAGCTAAGCTCTTGGAAGAAAAGAAAGTAGAAGCTCAACTAGCAAGTGAGAGCATCGATGTGACACTTCCAGGTCGCCCAGTTGCGACTGGTCACCGTCACGTTTTGACACAAACCAGTGAAGAAATCGAAGATATTTTCATTGGGATGGGTTACCAAGTCGTGGATGGTTTTGAAGTGGAGCAAGACTACTACAACTTCGAGCGTATGAACCTTCCAAAAGATCACCCAGCTCGCGATATGCAGGATACTTTCTACATCACAGAAGAAATCTTGCTTCGTACTCACACGTCTCCAGTTCAGGCGCGTGCGATGGATGCTCATGATTTTTCAAAAGGTCCTTTGAAAATGATCTCACCAGGGCGTGTGTTCCGTCGTGACACGGACGATGCGACCCACAGTCACCAATTCCACCAAATCGAAGGCTTGGTTGTTGGGAAAAACATCTCTATGGCAGATCTTCAAGGAACCCTTCAGTTGATTGTGCAAAAAATGTTTGGTGAAGAGCGCCAAATTCGTTTGCGTCCATCGTATTTCCCATTCACAGAGCCATCTGTTGAAGTGGATGTTTCTTGCTTCAAGTGTGGTGGAGAAGGCTGTAACGTATGTAAGAAAACAGGTTGGATTGAGATTATGGGTGCCGGTATGGTTCACCCACGTGTCCTTGAAATGAGTGGAATCGATGCGACTGTTTACTCTGGCTTTGCCTTTGGTCTTGGACAAGAGCGTGTCGCTATGCTCCGTTACGGAATCAACGATATCCGCGGATTCTATCAAGGAGATGTCCGCTTCTCAGAACAGTTTAAATAA
- a CDS encoding ABC transporter ATP-binding protein, which yields MLEVRNLEKSFGPKQVLFGVDFQASPGRILGLVGKNGAGKTTIFHSMLKFLEYQGVISLDGQEIRQETYARIGYLPEERSLMPKLTVLEQVRYLATLKGMDAKEVKEKLPQWMEKLEVKGKLTDKIKSLSKGNQQKIQLIITLIHEPDLIILDEPFSGLDPVNTELLKQVILKEKERGAIIIFSDHVMTNVEELCDDILMIRDGRVVLHGPVQDVRNQYGKTRLFVSSERSKEELENLPHVKQVSLTKQGSWKLILDDESAGRELFPILTQGQYIATFDQQAPTIDEIFKLESGVEV from the coding sequence ATGTTAGAAGTAAGAAATCTAGAGAAAAGTTTCGGTCCCAAGCAAGTCTTGTTTGGTGTCGATTTTCAGGCAAGTCCAGGAAGGATTCTGGGCTTGGTCGGGAAGAATGGTGCTGGGAAAACAACGATTTTCCACAGTATGTTGAAATTTTTAGAGTATCAAGGAGTGATCAGTCTGGATGGGCAGGAGATTCGTCAGGAAACCTACGCTCGGATTGGTTATCTGCCTGAGGAACGCAGCCTCATGCCCAAGTTGACAGTCCTTGAACAAGTTCGTTACTTGGCGACTCTAAAGGGCATGGATGCTAAGGAAGTCAAGGAAAAACTCCCTCAATGGATGGAGAAATTGGAAGTGAAGGGCAAATTGACCGACAAAATCAAGAGCCTCTCCAAAGGGAATCAACAGAAAATTCAGCTGATTATCACCCTAATCCATGAGCCAGACTTGATTATCTTGGATGAGCCTTTTAGTGGTTTGGATCCAGTCAATACCGAGTTGCTCAAACAAGTCATCTTGAAAGAGAAAGAGCGTGGTGCAATCATTATCTTTTCTGACCATGTTATGACCAACGTTGAGGAACTTTGCGATGATATCCTGATGATTCGAGATGGGCGTGTGGTCTTGCATGGACCAGTTCAGGATGTCCGTAATCAATATGGGAAAACACGTCTCTTTGTTTCAAGTGAACGAAGTAAGGAAGAATTGGAAAATCTTCCTCATGTCAAACAGGTGAGCTTGACCAAGCAAGGCAGTTGGAAATTGATCCTAGATGATGAGAGCGCTGGAAGAGAACTCTTCCCAATCCTCACTCAAGGTCAATACATCGCGACCTTTGACCAACAAGCTCCAACAATCGATGAAATCTTTAAACTAGAATCAGGGGTGGAAGTATGA
- a CDS encoding phosphatase PAP2 family protein, whose translation MKDKQTFLMKGSFALLLFVLLGYMVKFYPETLVGFDQPIQTAIRGDLPDYLTVLFRALTHLIDIPVIITWVAIAAFIFYRKQWKIESYFMAGNLALAGLLIVTFKNIYQRPRPAILHLVEEKGFSFPSGHSLAVTLMVGTLIVILSQRIKDPVWRKIAQIVLGFYLVSVLLSRVYLGVHYPSDVLASFCVGLGVLFIEFPFYDKLRFQWRFKGKQK comes from the coding sequence ATGAAAGATAAGCAAACATTTTTAATGAAGGGCAGTTTTGCCCTTTTACTTTTCGTCCTTCTTGGCTATATGGTTAAGTTCTATCCTGAAACGCTGGTCGGTTTTGATCAACCGATTCAGACTGCTATTCGTGGGGACTTGCCAGATTATTTGACAGTTCTATTCCGTGCGCTTACGCATTTGATTGATATCCCAGTGATTATCACCTGGGTTGCCATCGCAGCCTTTATCTTTTATCGTAAGCAGTGGAAGATAGAAAGCTACTTCATGGCGGGTAATCTAGCCTTAGCCGGTCTTTTAATCGTGACCTTTAAAAATATCTACCAGCGCCCACGGCCAGCTATTTTACACTTGGTAGAGGAGAAGGGATTTTCTTTTCCAAGTGGCCATTCTCTGGCAGTGACGCTGATGGTAGGGACCTTGATTGTCATTCTCAGTCAACGAATTAAAGATCCGGTTTGGAGAAAAATTGCGCAAATCGTCCTTGGCTTCTACCTAGTCAGTGTGCTGCTATCTCGGGTCTATCTGGGAGTTCACTACCCATCAGATGTTCTTGCCAGTTTCTGTGTGGGCTTGGGAGTCTTATTTATCGAATTTCCTTTCTATGACAAGCTTCGCTTCCAATGGCGATTTAAAGGCAAGCAGAAGTGA
- the pheT gene encoding phenylalanine--tRNA ligase subunit beta has translation MLVSYKWLKELVDIDVPSQELAEKMSTTGIEVEGVESPAAGLSKIVVGEVLSCEDVPETHLHVCQVNVGEEEARQIVCGAPNVRTGIKVMVALPGARIADNYKIKKGKIRGLESLGMICSLGELGISDSVVPKEFADGIQILPQDAVPGEEVFSYLDLNDEIIELSITPNRADALSMRGVAHEVAAIYDKAVNFKEFSLTETNEAAADALSVGIETDKAPYYAARILDNVTIAPSPQWLQNLLMNEGIRPINNVVDVTNYILLYFGQPMHAFDLDTFEGTDIRVREARAGEKFVTLDGEERDLETNDLVITVADKPVALAGVMGGQATEISENSSRVVLEAAVFNGKSIRKTSGRLNLRSESSSRFEKGINVATVNEALDAAASMIAELAGATVRKGIVSAGQLDTSDVEVSSTLADVNRVLGTELSYADVEDVFRRLGFGLSGNEEAFIVSVPRRRWDITIEADLFEEIARIYGYDRLPTSLPKDDGTAGELTATQKLRRQVRTIAEGAGLTEIITYALTTPEKAVEFTAQPSNLTELMWPMTVDRSVLRQNMVSGILDTVAYNVARKNKNLALYEIGKVFEQTGNPKEDLPNEINSFAFALTGLVAEKDFQTAAVPVDFFYAKGILEALFTRLGLAVTYTATAEIASLHPGRTAVISLGDQVLGFLGQVHPVTAKAYDIPETYVAELNLSAIEAALQPAAPFVEITKFPAVSRDVALLLKAEVTHQEVVDAIQAAGVKRLTDIKLFDVFSGEKLGVGMKSMAYSLTFQNPEDSLTDEEVARYMEKIQTSLEEKVHAEVR, from the coding sequence ATGCTTGTATCTTATAAATGGTTAAAAGAATTGGTGGACATTGATGTGCCATCACAAGAGTTGGCTGAAAAAATGTCAACTACAGGGATTGAGGTCGAAGGTGTGGAATCACCGGCTGCTGGTCTCTCAAAAATTGTCGTCGGTGAGGTTTTGTCTTGCGAAGATGTGCCAGAAACACACTTGCATGTCTGTCAGGTTAACGTTGGCGAAGAAGAAGCCCGTCAGATCGTTTGTGGTGCCCCAAATGTGCGTACTGGTATCAAGGTCATGGTAGCTCTTCCAGGAGCTCGTATCGCGGACAATTACAAGATTAAAAAAGGGAAAATCCGTGGTTTAGAGTCACTTGGAATGATCTGTTCGCTTGGTGAATTAGGTATTTCTGACTCGGTTGTACCGAAGGAATTCGCAGATGGTATTCAAATCTTGCCTCAAGATGCAGTACCAGGTGAGGAAGTCTTCTCATATCTAGACTTGAATGATGAAATCATCGAACTTTCTATCACACCAAACCGTGCAGACGCTCTATCTATGCGTGGGGTGGCTCATGAAGTGGCAGCCATCTATGACAAGGCAGTCAACTTTAAAGAATTCAGTTTAACAGAAACAAATGAAGCTGCAGCAGACGCCCTTTCTGTAGGCATTGAGACAGACAAGGCGCCTTACTATGCCGCTCGTATCTTGGACAATGTGACCATCGCACCAAGTCCACAATGGTTGCAAAACCTCCTCATGAATGAAGGCATCCGTCCGATCAATAACGTAGTTGACGTAACCAACTACATCCTGCTTTACTTTGGTCAACCGATGCATGCCTTTGACTTGGATACCTTTGAAGGGACTGACATCCGTGTGCGTGAAGCGCGTGCTGGTGAAAAATTTGTGACCTTGGATGGTGAAGAGCGTGACTTGGAAACAAATGACTTAGTCATCACTGTCGCAGACAAGCCAGTAGCCCTTGCAGGTGTTATGGGTGGTCAAGCAACAGAAATCTCTGAAAATTCTAGTCGTGTTGTCCTTGAAGCGGCTGTTTTCAATGGTAAATCCATCCGCAAGACTAGCGGACGCCTCAACCTTCGTTCGGAATCATCTTCTCGCTTTGAAAAAGGGATTAACGTGGCAACTGTTAACGAAGCCCTTGATGCGGCGGCTAGCATGATTGCAGAACTTGCAGGTGCTACGGTGCGTAAGGGCATCGTTTCAGCAGGCCAGCTTGATACTTCTGATGTGGAAGTTTCTTCAACCCTTGCAGACGTTAACCGCGTCCTTGGTACGGAGCTTTCATATGCTGATGTGGAAGATGTCTTCCGTCGTCTTGGCTTTGGACTTTCTGGAAATGAGGAAGCCTTCATTGTCAGCGTCCCACGTCGTCGTTGGGATATCACTATCGAAGCTGACCTCTTTGAAGAAATTGCCCGTATCTATGGTTATGATCGCTTGCCAACCAGTCTTCCAAAAGATGACGGTACAGCTGGTGAATTGACTGCGACACAAAAATTGCGTCGCCAAGTTCGTACTATCGCTGAAGGAGCAGGTTTGACAGAGATCATCACCTACGCTCTGACAACTCCTGAAAAAGCAGTTGAGTTCACAGCTCAACCAAGTAACCTTACAGAACTCATGTGGCCAATGACAGTGGACCGTTCTGTCCTCCGTCAAAATATGGTCTCAGGTATCCTTGATACCGTTGCCTACAACGTGGCTCGTAAGAACAAAAACTTGGCTCTTTACGAGATTGGAAAAGTCTTTGAACAAACAGGCAATCCAAAAGAAGATCTACCAAATGAGATCAATAGTTTTGCCTTTGCCTTGACAGGCTTGGTTGCAGAAAAAGATTTCCAAACGGCAGCAGTTCCAGTTGATTTCTTCTATGCTAAGGGAATCTTAGAAGCGCTCTTTACTCGCTTGGGACTTGCAGTGACCTATACAGCAACAGCTGAGATTGCAAGTCTCCACCCAGGACGTACAGCCGTGATTTCACTCGGCGACCAAGTTCTTGGTTTCCTTGGCCAAGTGCATCCAGTCACTGCCAAGGCTTACGATATCCCAGAAACGTATGTAGCGGAGCTCAACCTTTCCGCCATCGAAGCAGCGCTTCAGCCAGCTGCTCCATTTGTGGAAATCACAAAATTCCCAGCAGTCAGTCGTGACGTGGCTCTACTCCTCAAGGCAGAAGTCACTCATCAAGAAGTTGTAGATGCTATCCAAGCTGCAGGCGTGAAACGTTTGACTGATATCAAACTCTTTGACGTCTTCTCAGGCGAAAAACTGGGAGTTGGCATGAAGTCAATGGCCTATAGCTTGACTTTCCAAAATCCAGAAGATAGCTTAACGGACGAAGAAGTAGCACGTTACATGGAAAAAATCCAAACTTCTCTCGAAGAAAAAGTTCATGCAGAAGTGCGTTAA
- a CDS encoding ECF transporter S component: MTNTRRISTIAILSAISFVLMYFDFPLLPAATFLKIEFSILPVLVGLVVMDLPAALGILLLRSLLKLLLNSQGVNTYIGLPMNIVALGVFVIAFGLIWKKERSTLRFLLASLAGTVGLTAAMLVLNYVYAVPLYAKFANFDIGKILGLSNYLMTMVLPFNLIEGVIFAVSFWLLYVLLKPTLKHYER, from the coding sequence ATGACAAACACACGTCGAATTTCGACCATTGCGATTTTATCAGCCATTTCATTTGTGCTGATGTACTTTGACTTTCCGCTCTTGCCAGCGGCGACCTTCCTCAAGATCGAGTTTAGTATCTTGCCAGTCCTTGTGGGCTTGGTGGTCATGGACTTGCCTGCTGCTCTCGGGATTCTCTTGTTGCGATCACTCTTGAAGTTGCTTCTCAATAGCCAGGGAGTGAATACTTACATTGGCTTGCCAATGAATATCGTAGCCTTGGGAGTTTTTGTTATCGCTTTTGGTTTGATTTGGAAAAAGGAACGTAGCACCCTTCGTTTCCTACTAGCATCTCTAGCGGGAACTGTCGGATTGACTGCGGCTATGTTGGTGCTCAACTATGTCTATGCTGTTCCTTTGTACGCGAAGTTTGCCAACTTTGATATTGGAAAAATTTTGGGACTTTCCAACTACCTAATGACTATGGTATTACCTTTTAACTTGATTGAGGGTGTAATCTTTGCCGTTTCATTCTGGTTGTTATACGTCCTCTTGAAACCAACCTTAAAACATTATGAAAGATAA
- a CDS encoding ABC transporter permease yields the protein MRNMWVVMKETYLRHVKSWSFFFMVISPFLFLALSVGIGFLQGSSMAKNSKIAVVTTVPSVEEGLKGTNGINFDYKDEASAQAAIKDEKIKGYLTIDQEDSVLKAVYHGETSLETGIKLAVTNKLNELQYQLNRSSANLSQEQEKRLSQTVDFTEKIDESKENKKIVQTIAAAGLGFFLYMILITYASVTAQEVASEKGTKIMEVVFSSIRASHYFYARMLALLLVILTHIGIYVVGGLAAILLFKDIPILAQSGILNHLGEAFSLNTLLFVLVSLFMYVVLAAFLGSMVSRPEDSGKALSPLMILIIAGFVGVTSLGAAGDNLVLKIGSYIPFISTFFMPFRAINGYASGLEAWISLAITVVFAVTATAFIGRMYASLVLQTDDLGIWKTFKRALAYK from the coding sequence ATGAGAAATATGTGGGTTGTAATGAAGGAAACCTATCTTCGACATGTCAAGTCGTGGAGTTTCTTCTTTATGGTGATTTCGCCGTTCCTCTTTTTAGCCTTATCTGTAGGAATCGGCTTTCTCCAAGGGTCTTCTATGGCCAAGAATAGCAAGATAGCAGTAGTAACAACTGTGCCATCTGTGGAAGAAGGGCTCAAGGGTACCAATGGTATCAACTTTGATTATAAGGATGAAGCCAGTGCCCAGGCTGCTATCAAGGATGAGAAAATCAAGGGTTACCTAACCATTGACCAAGAGGACAGCGTCCTCAAGGCCGTCTATCATGGTGAAACTTCTCTTGAAACAGGCATCAAACTAGCAGTAACCAATAAGCTAAACGAACTGCAATACCAACTCAATCGTTCGTCAGCTAATTTGTCTCAAGAACAGGAAAAACGTCTGAGTCAAACCGTTGATTTTACTGAGAAAATTGATGAATCTAAGGAAAACAAAAAAATTGTTCAAACCATTGCGGCCGCAGGGCTTGGTTTCTTCCTTTATATGATTTTGATTACCTATGCTAGTGTCACTGCTCAGGAAGTGGCTAGCGAGAAAGGAACCAAAATCATGGAGGTGGTCTTCTCTAGTATCCGAGCAAGTCATTATTTCTACGCTCGCATGCTGGCTCTACTTCTTGTGATTTTGACTCATATTGGCATTTACGTCGTGGGTGGACTTGCTGCCATTCTGCTCTTTAAAGACATCCCTATCTTGGCACAATCTGGGATTTTAAATCATCTAGGAGAGGCCTTCTCGCTCAATACCTTATTGTTTGTCTTGGTTAGCCTCTTTATGTACGTTGTTTTAGCAGCCTTTCTAGGCTCTATGGTTTCTCGCCCTGAGGATTCAGGAAAGGCCTTGTCGCCATTGATGATCTTGATTATAGCAGGATTTGTCGGTGTGACCTCTCTAGGTGCTGCTGGGGACAATTTAGTTCTGAAAATTGGCTCCTATATTCCTTTCATCTCGACCTTCTTTATGCCATTTAGAGCTATAAATGGGTATGCAAGTGGTCTAGAAGCTTGGATTTCGCTTGCCATAACGGTTGTTTTTGCAGTCACTGCAACAGCCTTTATCGGACGCATGTATGCTAGTCTAGTCCTTCAAACAGATGATTTGGGAATCTGGAAAACCTTTAAACGTGCCTTAGCTTATAAATAG
- a CDS encoding tRNA (cytidine(34)-2'-O)-methyltransferase — protein MTNHIVLFEPQIPQNTGNIARTCAATNSPLHIIKPMGFPIDDRKMKRAGLDYWDKLEIYFYDSLEDFMSQMKGKLYLISKFAEKVYSEANLASSEDHYFLFGREDKGLPEDFMREHPEKALRIPMNDEHVRSLNVSNTVCMIVYEALRQQNFAGLELVHTYEADKLK, from the coding sequence ATGACAAATCACATTGTATTATTTGAACCTCAGATTCCACAAAATACAGGTAACATTGCGCGTACTTGCGCTGCGACCAATTCTCCCCTCCACATCATCAAACCGATGGGATTTCCGATTGATGATCGGAAGATGAAGCGGGCTGGTTTGGACTACTGGGATAAGCTTGAGATTTATTTTTATGACAGTTTGGAAGATTTCATGTCTCAGATGAAGGGTAAACTCTATCTGATTTCGAAATTTGCGGAAAAGGTTTATTCTGAGGCGAATTTGGCAAGTAGCGAAGACCATTATTTTCTCTTTGGACGTGAAGACAAGGGCTTGCCTGAGGACTTTATGCGAGAACATCCTGAGAAAGCCCTCCGTATTCCTATGAATGATGAACATGTCCGCAGTCTCAATGTTTCCAATACCGTCTGCATGATCGTCTACGAAGCACTCCGTCAGCAAAATTTTGCAGGTCTTGAGCTTGTTCACACCTATGAAGCAGATAAATTGAAATAA